The Rhodothermales bacterium genomic interval GTGCTGGTATGGACCCACAACTCAGCGCCAGTGCCGGCGTGCAGGGCTACGACGGCTTTTTCGTCACCAAAGACGTACATCGTCGAGTCGATCACGATTGGGTTAAACGCTTCGACGCCTGAAGACGTGTACCGCCACACCTCCTGCAATTGCCCAACGTTTGTTCGATCGATCTGATCTAGCGAAGAGAAATGTGTGGCGCCCGGCTCGGCTTCGTAGCGCGTCCAACGGCTGTATTTCTCATCCAACCGGGTCCCTTGCGGGTTACATGCGGACAGCAACACCGCGGCAAGTACCAGAACGCAGAGGGGAAAGCGTACGGAGTGAAACATGTGTCTGTTCGGGATGCGTGTAGGTATTTCGGCAACGTTGAACGAGCCTAGTTCGGGAATGAAATAATACCGGGTGGCGTTCATCGCTCCGAGTGGCAATCTTTGCGAGTCGTTGGAGGATTTTTCGCGGATCTCCGCTAGCGATTGACGTCGCGCCAGCCGCCCGGCGGGCTCCCAATCTCTCGCCGGAACAGCCGATTGAAGTGGGAAGGGTCCGCGTAGCCCACTTTCTCCGCGATTTCCGTGATCTTCATCTCGGTATGAACCAGCAGATGGCGGGCTTCCGTCATCCGGCGCCAGAGGATCCATTCCCCCACGGTGCGACCGGTAAGGCGGCGGATGGTGGTGGTGAGGTGCGCCGGCGAATAATGGACAGCCTTCGCCACATCCGAGAGTGAAAGCGATTCCGCGTAGTGGGCGTCTATGACATCGAACACTTGTTTCAGGAGGGGCTGCGTATGGGCATGCGTCGAGGGATGCTCCAGTTCGGAGATGCGGCACACCTTCACCAGCAGCAACACCAGGAGGGCGTGGGCCGCCTCCTCCCAGTAGGATTCCTGCGAAAGCCGCTCCGCTTCGAGGGCACGCAGGGCGGACTCCCACTCGGGCCGGCGGTTGGGGGGCACGTTCAGGCGTAGTGGATTATGGCGGGATCCGAACGCAAATGGGGCCAGAAACGGGTGCTGAAGGATCCCCAGCAACGACCCTTTGACGTATTTAGCAGGGTCGAGGGCCGCGGCGGTAAATTCCAGGATCCAGATCGTCGCCTGCTTCTCCAACACGTCCTCCGCCCATTCATGCACCTGCCCCGGGGGGATGATCAGGAGGTCGCCGGCCGCGCTCTCCCACGTCAGATCCCCCAGCCGGTGGATGCCACCGGGCTCCTCAAAATAGACGATCTCAAAAAACCGATGCGCATGAGGGGTCAGAAAGCGCTCGGTGTGCTCTGGCTCCAGTCGGAAGGCGCGCACCTGCGGCCCGCCCATGGTGGGGGTAAAATTGAAGAGCTCTGGCATGGCGTGATCTGCGACGCGAGGTGTCGATAAGGCGCGAGGCGCAGGTCCAACATCGGGGTCTATAGAATATTGAGATTCAGTCTAGCATGCAAGCGACGGCCGAGGGTTCGGCCCGTTTCACGTTCAAGGTCCAAGGTTCAAGGAGTCGCCCCCTTAAACCTTGAACCCCGAACGTTAATCCACGTCAAGCCTGCACCGCCTCTTTCTTGTCCTTGAACATGAACCCGAAGAACACGGCCACCACGATGGCCATGGCCCCCATGATGGTCCAGAACAGGCTCCAATTGGCCATGGACTGCGTGGTCGCCGAGCCAAGGAACGAATTAAAGAGCCGGCCCGAGAGCTGTGCGCCGATCAGCATGCCGATGCCGTACGTGGCGAACACGAGCATACCCTGGGCCTGCGAGCGGATGGCCGGATTGGCGAGCCGGTCGATATAAATCTGGCCTGTGACGAAGAAGAAGTCGTAGCAGATCCCATGCAGAATGATGCCGCCGGCGATCATCCAGAATACCGACTCGGGCGCGGCGATCGCGAACAGGGCATATCGAACAGCCCACGCGAGCATCCCGACGAGCAGCATCCACTTCACGCCGAGCCGGCGGAAGAAGAATGGCATCAGCAGCATGAACACCATCTCCGAAACCTGACCCAGCGTCTGTGTCGCGGCGATGTTTTCCACGCCCGTAGCCCCCAGGAACAGCTGCGTGAAGTTGTAATAGGCGGCCAGCGGGATACAGATGAGCATCGAGCTGACGATGAAAGCGATAAACGAAGGGCTCTTCAGCTGCTGGAACGCGTCGATACCGAGCAGGCTGCGGATCGACACTTTCTGCCCGGCCGCCGGAGGCGGGGTATGGGGCAGGGTAAAGCTGTAGAAGCCCAGGAGGATACCCGCGATGCCCGCGGCGTACAAGGGCAACGGCGTCTGCTCCGGCACGCCTCCGTCGACCATCGGTTTGAGGATGAAGGGGAACATGACCAGGCCGGCGAATATCCAGCTAAACGTGCCCCAGGCGCGAATCTTCGGGAAGTCCCTCTCCGGATTTTCGATATGATGGAACGCGAGCGAGTTCGACAGACCGAGCGTCGGCGTATAGGCCAGCTGGTGCAGGATGATCATCGCGATGAACATCACCGGCGACGACTCGAACTGAGGCGCCAGCAGCAAAAACAGGCCACTCAGCAGGTGCATCACGCCCAGTACCTTCTCCGTGCTAAAATAGCGGTCGGCGATGAGGCCGAGGAAGAAGGGCGAAATGAGCGCGCCGATCGGCTGCGCCGTAAACGCCCAGAAGGTGACAGTACCCATCCCCACGGTCGACATATAGACCGCAATGCTGGTGTACCACGCTCCCCACACAAAAAACTGGAGAAACGACAACAGGCTCAGCCGACTGGTCAGGTTCGAATGCATGGTTTACTCGTGCGTATGGTGAAAAAAAACCTGCGGCTATCAGGACCGCAGGGCTATGGAGCGATCGCGGAACGTGATCGTGGTACCGCTTCCATCCAGGGCAAGATATATCGACTCGACCCACTCGGGTTCGCCTGGATCATGGTGAAGATATTCGGCCAGCACGGCGCGCATGACGGGTGAGTGCGTCACGCAGACGTACCGACGGGCCTGTAGGGGAGCAACGTACAACAGGCTAGTGGAGAAGGCAAGAACGCGACGTGCAACGGCCCGCGTATCCTCTCCGGGTGGGTCGGTATGCCCCAACCAGTATCCGATCCGGTCCGGGCTCCGGAAGAACGCATGAAAGAAGGCCACGGCGTCGACATCCGCGCCGGCCAGCCCGGCCTCGGGGATCTGGGCCGCCACGGCCTCCGGTGTGCTCATCATCTCGACACGACGGCCGGCCAGGAACAGGTCCGGATTCCGGATCGCCCACTCCGCCCGCGGCGCCGGCAGGCCGACCTCGCTACCCAAACGCTCCGCCATCACGGCCCGCAGGCCGGCCGCCGTCTCCTGCGTCCGCCGCGTCGACGTGCACAAAAAATAGATCGCCTCGTCCGGCCGGATCTGTTCCGCCAGACGCACTCCCGCCGCCCGGATCTCGGCCTGGCCCTCATCCGTGACGGGCATATCGCCCTGGTGGGACGCCACGCGGCCGTGCCGGATCAGATGTACGACGATGGATGCGGTCTCGTTCACTCTACCCTCCTCCCGATTAATCCAGGGTCGTGTATATCGCGCGCTCGCGGTGCTCCAGATGCGGCAGCGCCTGGCCGAGCACGTACTCCTTAAAATGAACGGTCTGCTTGTGGGCCTCGAAGCAGGCTTCGTCGACGTACTGCTCGTAGAGCAGAAAGGTCGCCGGATCGTCCGCGGAACGCTGGGCGATAAAGTGGATCGCGCCCGGCTCCTGGCTCGACAGGGCGGCCATCGTCCGAACGATGCCTTCGATAAAGGATTCCTTGCCCGGCTTTGCCCGCCAGGTAGCGACTACGACGTAAGCCATGGGATTAGCGATTAGCGATTAGCGATTAGCGATTAGCGATTAGCGAATAAACGATTGGCGATCTCCCACCAGGTTATCCCCCCGCGTTCCCCGCCGCGAGGTGCACGGCGTCGCGGATCTTGAGGTAACAGCCGCAGCGGCAGAGGTTGCCGCCGAGAGCGGTGTCGATCTCATGATCCGTCGGGTGGGGGGTTTCCTCGAGCAGGCGTTTGGTGGCGAGGATCATCCCGGGCGTGCAATAGCCGCACTGGAAGGCGTGTGCCTCGACAAAGGCGCGTTGCACGGGATGAGTTCCGCCGAGACCCTCGACCGTCGTGATCGATCGCCCCTGCGCCATCGGCGTGAGGTAGATACAACTGGAGATCGGCTCGGCGTCGACGAGCACCGTGCACGAACCGCAGACGCCCAGGCCGCACGTTTCGCGCACGCTCAGCAGTCCGAATCGCTCACGAAGCACGTCGAGCAGCATCTCGTCGGCGCGGACGTCGACGTCGGCCGGCGCGCCGTTCAGGGTAAACTGGACTTTCATGATTTCTCCGATCGGTGGAGGCCGGCCTCCACGATGTCTCGCATTTCACGACGACGCGCCTCGTCGACAGTGCCGCCGCCGTCGATGGACGCCAGCACGCGTTCCGCCGTCATCGGCAACGCGGTCATGTGGATACCGCTCGCGGCGAGGGCGTTTCCGATCGCCGCGGGGATCGGCGGCAGGGCGGTTTCGCCCAACCCGTACACCTGGGCCCCTTCGCGCTCGACGAGGTCGTGCGTGATCCGCGGCATGTCGTGGAAGCTCGGGATGTTGTAGTCCGACAGATTGGCGTTCGTCACTTGCCCCCCGTCAAACGTGATGTTCTCAAACAGCGCCGTCCCGAGGCCCATGATGATGGAGCCTTCGTTCTGCAACTCGGCGGCGGCGCGGCGAACCACCTTGCCGGCGTAGATGGAGGCATGGACGTGCCGCACGTGCAGCTTGCCGGTCTCGACATCCACGTCCACGACGGCGCCGGCGGCGCCCTGGTGCCAGTGCGACGAGGCGATGCCCTGCCCGGTGTCCGGGTCCAGCCCGCCCTTGTCCGTCACCTCGCCGACGCCCCGCTTGCCATTTTTCTCGAGGTCCCGCACGGCCTCGACCAGCGCCCGGCTCATCACGTGCGTCGATCGGCTGGAGGTGGTCCGGGTGTCGTAGGGGACGAGGTCGGTGTCGGGGTCCGGGTAGGTCACGCGCTCCATCGGCACCCCCAGCAGCTCGGCGGCCATCTGGCGGATCGCCGGCCGCGCGCCCTGGCCCATCTCGATCGTGGCGCAGCGGATCGTGAACGTCCCGTCGTCCTCCGCCTCGATCGCGATCGAGGCGCGGCTGGGGGTCTGCATTCCCTTCATGAGGACGCAGACCCCTTTGCCGGCGTGATCATCGGAAGTATGGTAACCTATAGCCTCCGCGCTCCGACGCAGGCATTCCTCGAACGCGACGTCGTGCATGATTTCGCCCGTGCAGTAGGTATCCCCTTCGCGCAGGATGTTCTTCATCCGCAACGTGTAAGGATCCATGTCGAGGCGCCGCGCGAGCATGTCCATCAGGCGCTCCGAAGCCCAGATACACTGCATCTGGCCATACCCTCGGTAGGCGCCGTTTGGCGGGGTATTCGTATAGACACAGTGGGAATCCACCCACACATTCGGAATCCGATACGGGCCCGGCGAGGCATACCCCATCTTCTGCGCCACACCCGGACCGCTGTCCGCGTGCGCACCGGTATTCGCCCAGCAGGCCACGTGTTTCGCGACAAGGGTGCCGTCCCGCATAGCGCCGATCTTCATCCACAACGTGGCCGGGTGGCGGTTCATCGTCTGCCACTCCTCGGCGCGATCCAGCACCACCTTCACGGGCCGGCCCGTCTTCCGCGCCAGCGCGGCGGCGATGGCCTCGGTACGCACAAACGTCTTCGCGCCGAACGATCCGCCCATGGGCGGGCAGACAATACGCACCTGCTCCGGCTGGAGGCCGAAAATGCCGGCGAGGTCCATCCGGTTGTTGAAGGGTGTCTGGGTGCCAGACCACACTTCCAGCCGGCCCTCGTGCCACCGGGCCAGCGAGGCGTGCGGCTCCATCGGCACGTGCGCGGCGCTGTCGGTGGTGAAGACTTCTTCGACGACGACGTCGCACTCGGCGAACGCACGGTCCACGTCGCCGTGCCGGATACGAAAGCGGTGGCAGATGTTGGTGCCGTCGATCGGCCGCATGCCGAAGTAGGCGGCGTCGTTTTCGGAGATATAATGGCGGGGATGGACGAGCGGCGCGCCCGGAGCGATGGCCTCCATCTCGGTAAACACGGCCGGCAACTCGTCGTAATCGACATCGATCAGTGGCAGCGCCTCGTCCGCCGCGCGCCGCGTGGCCGCCGCGACGGCCACCACCGGGGCGCCGACGAACATCACTTCGTCCATCGCCAGCACGCTCTCGTCGCGGATCTGGCATCCGTACCGGTTCAGGTCGCGGATGTCGTCCCGCGTCAGCACGACGACGCCTTCGGGCACCGCCGAGGTGTCGATCCGGCGGATGCGGGCATGGGCATACGGGGAGCGCAGGATGCGGGCATGCCACATCCCCTCCATCTCCATATCCTGCGAATACCGGATCGATCCGTCGGCTCTGGGGTCAGACATCGTATCGGAAGAACGCGTGGGGTCAGACATAAGCAAGCTCCTCCAGGGCCCGACGCACTTCGACAGCGATGACGCGCCGGCGATACTCTGCCGAGCCACGTGAATCGGATATGGGTTCGATGCGGCTGGCGTACTCCTCGCCAATCTCGCGCGCACGGCGCGTACCGGAGCCGACGGCCGCGCACAGATCGGGGAAATACTGGGGCGTGCTGGTAGCGGCGCCCACGGCGAGCCGCAACTCACCTCCGCGCCGCACCGCGGCGACGGAGACGCAGGGGCGGTCCTCGCTGGACCGCGTCCGGAACTTGCGGTACACGCCGGCCTCGACGCCGCCGGGCACGCGGACTTCCACCAGCAGCTCGTCCGGCGCAAGCGCGGTTTCGTAGTAGCCAAGGATGAAGTTCTCGATCGGGACTTCCCGGACGCCCTTCGGCCCCCGCAACACGGCGCGGGCGCCCATCGCGAGGAACATCGCCGGCGGGTCCGAGGCATAGTCGGCATCCGCCAGGACGCCGCCCACCGTGGCCTGGTTGCGCACCCGCGGACTCGCAACTTCCCCGAACGCCCGGGCGAGCGCCGGCCAGCCCCGCCGGACGTCCGGCGACAACTCCATCGCCCGGTGCGTGGTCATGGGGCCGATGCGTAACTCACCGTCGGCCCGGATGTAGCTCAGCCCGGGCACGCCGCGCAGGCTCAGCAGGGCGGCTGGCGCCATGAAGCCGACATTCATCAGCACGCCGACAAATGTGCCGCCGGCGACGACGGTCGCTTCTTCCTGTAGCTCGGCGCGCATCCCCAACGCCTCGTCCAGCGAGGTGGGGGCCAGCCATTGAGGGCCGTTTCCTTCCATGTCGGTACTCGTCAATCGGGGATGGGGGTCAATCTTCGATGATCGCGACGGCGCGAATCGGGGCCGCCGTCGTCCCCATCCACTTCACGGGGAATACGGAGAGTTTGAAGCCGTGGGTAGGCAGCTGGTCCAGGTGCATCAGGTTCTCGATGTGCCAGTAATCCTCGTCGAGCATGACGCGATGAGCCTCCCAGAACTTCTTCCGTTCGAACATGGCCCAGACGGGCGGGTCGAACGTGACCGCGTCGGTGCCCATCATCCGCACCCCCTTCGAGATCAGGTACCGCGTGGCCTCGCCGGTCATGCCGACATGGTCCGTCAGGTACCGCTGCTCGTGGTTGTAGGCCGACGCCCCGGTCTGGATCAGCACGATGTCCTTCTCCTTCAACGTGTAGTTGATCTTCTTGAGCGCCTCGTCGATATCGGCGACGGTGATCCCGTAGCCTTTTTCCTTGTGGCGGAAGTCCAGCACCACACCGTCCGAGAAGCAATACTCCAAAGGGATCCCCTCCGGGCCCGGTGCGTCCGGCCCCCGCAGGTGCTTCACGGCATCCACGTGGGTCCCTACGTGATCGCTCGTCGCGATGTAGTAACTGGCCGTGAGCCACGTCGCACCGTGCGCGGCGGCGCCGATGCGCTCGGCAAACTGCTCCCAGCTCTCATACACCAGCATCACCGGCGGCGGAACGCGCGGAAAGGTGACCATGTTGGGGTGGACGGGCATCGATAGATCGACAAGACGACTCATGAGCACAAACCTCAAGCTTCAATCGGTGAGTAAAAAAAGGCAGCATGAAAGGGCAAAAGAGAAAAGGCAAAAGAGAAAACAATGACAGAATTAACCTGGCT includes:
- a CDS encoding cyclase family protein, producing the protein MSRLVDLSMPVHPNMVTFPRVPPPVMLVYESWEQFAERIGAAAHGATWLTASYYIATSDHVGTHVDAVKHLRGPDAPGPEGIPLEYCFSDGVVLDFRHKEKGYGITVADIDEALKKINYTLKEKDIVLIQTGASAYNHEQRYLTDHVGMTGEATRYLISKGVRMMGTDAVTFDPPVWAMFERKKFWEAHRVMLDEDYWHIENLMHLDQLPTHGFKLSVFPVKWMGTTAAPIRAVAIIED
- a CDS encoding antibiotic biosynthesis monooxygenase family protein, producing MAYVVVATWRAKPGKESFIEGIVRTMAALSSQEPGAIHFIAQRSADDPATFLLYEQYVDEACFEAHKQTVHFKEYVLGQALPHLEHRERAIYTTLD
- a CDS encoding FAD binding domain-containing protein; protein product: MEGNGPQWLAPTSLDEALGMRAELQEEATVVAGGTFVGVLMNVGFMAPAALLSLRGVPGLSYIRADGELRIGPMTTHRAMELSPDVRRGWPALARAFGEVASPRVRNQATVGGVLADADYASDPPAMFLAMGARAVLRGPKGVREVPIENFILGYYETALAPDELLVEVRVPGGVEAGVYRKFRTRSSEDRPCVSVAAVRRGGELRLAVGAATSTPQYFPDLCAAVGSGTRRAREIGEEYASRIEPISDSRGSAEYRRRVIAVEVRRALEELAYV
- a CDS encoding AraC family transcriptional regulator encodes the protein MPELFNFTPTMGGPQVRAFRLEPEHTERFLTPHAHRFFEIVYFEEPGGIHRLGDLTWESAAGDLLIIPPGQVHEWAEDVLEKQATIWILEFTAAALDPAKYVKGSLLGILQHPFLAPFAFGSRHNPLRLNVPPNRRPEWESALRALEAERLSQESYWEEAAHALLVLLLVKVCRISELEHPSTHAHTQPLLKQVFDVIDAHYAESLSLSDVAKAVHYSPAHLTTTIRRLTGRTVGEWILWRRMTEARHLLVHTEMKITEIAEKVGYADPSHFNRLFRREIGSPPGGWRDVNR
- a CDS encoding histidine phosphatase family protein, coding for MNETASIVVHLIRHGRVASHQGDMPVTDEGQAEIRAAGVRLAEQIRPDEAIYFLCTSTRRTQETAAGLRAVMAERLGSEVGLPAPRAEWAIRNPDLFLAGRRVEMMSTPEAVAAQIPEAGLAGADVDAVAFFHAFFRSPDRIGYWLGHTDPPGEDTRAVARRVLAFSTSLLYVAPLQARRYVCVTHSPVMRAVLAEYLHHDPGEPEWVESIYLALDGSGTTITFRDRSIALRS
- a CDS encoding xanthine dehydrogenase family protein molybdopterin-binding subunit; translation: MSDPRADGSIRYSQDMEMEGMWHARILRSPYAHARIRRIDTSAVPEGVVVLTRDDIRDLNRYGCQIRDESVLAMDEVMFVGAPVVAVAAATRRAADEALPLIDVDYDELPAVFTEMEAIAPGAPLVHPRHYISENDAAYFGMRPIDGTNICHRFRIRHGDVDRAFAECDVVVEEVFTTDSAAHVPMEPHASLARWHEGRLEVWSGTQTPFNNRMDLAGIFGLQPEQVRIVCPPMGGSFGAKTFVRTEAIAAALARKTGRPVKVVLDRAEEWQTMNRHPATLWMKIGAMRDGTLVAKHVACWANTGAHADSGPGVAQKMGYASPGPYRIPNVWVDSHCVYTNTPPNGAYRGYGQMQCIWASERLMDMLARRLDMDPYTLRMKNILREGDTYCTGEIMHDVAFEECLRRSAEAIGYHTSDDHAGKGVCVLMKGMQTPSRASIAIEAEDDGTFTIRCATIEMGQGARPAIRQMAAELLGVPMERVTYPDPDTDLVPYDTRTTSSRSTHVMSRALVEAVRDLEKNGKRGVGEVTDKGGLDPDTGQGIASSHWHQGAAGAVVDVDVETGKLHVRHVHASIYAGKVVRRAAAELQNEGSIIMGLGTALFENITFDGGQVTNANLSDYNIPSFHDMPRITHDLVEREGAQVYGLGETALPPIPAAIGNALAASGIHMTALPMTAERVLASIDGGGTVDEARRREMRDIVEAGLHRSEKS
- a CDS encoding (2Fe-2S)-binding protein, which produces MKVQFTLNGAPADVDVRADEMLLDVLRERFGLLSVRETCGLGVCGSCTVLVDAEPISSCIYLTPMAQGRSITTVEGLGGTHPVQRAFVEAHAFQCGYCTPGMILATKRLLEETPHPTDHEIDTALGGNLCRCGCYLKIRDAVHLAAGNAGG
- a CDS encoding MFS transporter codes for the protein MHSNLTSRLSLLSFLQFFVWGAWYTSIAVYMSTVGMGTVTFWAFTAQPIGALISPFFLGLIADRYFSTEKVLGVMHLLSGLFLLLAPQFESSPVMFIAMIILHQLAYTPTLGLSNSLAFHHIENPERDFPKIRAWGTFSWIFAGLVMFPFILKPMVDGGVPEQTPLPLYAAGIAGILLGFYSFTLPHTPPPAAGQKVSIRSLLGIDAFQQLKSPSFIAFIVSSMLICIPLAAYYNFTQLFLGATGVENIAATQTLGQVSEMVFMLLMPFFFRRLGVKWMLLVGMLAWAVRYALFAIAAPESVFWMIAGGIILHGICYDFFFVTGQIYIDRLANPAIRSQAQGMLVFATYGIGMLIGAQLSGRLFNSFLGSATTQSMANWSLFWTIMGAMAIVVAVFFGFMFKDKKEAVQA